A genomic stretch from Sulfuriferula thiophila includes:
- the efp gene encoding elongation factor P: MKTAQELRAGNVFMVGNDPMVVQKAEFSKSGRNASVVKMKMKNLLTGATAEAVYKADEKFQSVQLDYKDCTYSYFADPMYVFMDAEYNQYEIEADNMGDALNYLEDAMPLEVMFYNGKAISVEMPNTVVREVIYTEPAVRGDTSGKVLKPAKISTGFEIPVAAFVEIGDKIEIDTRTNEFKRRAN; the protein is encoded by the coding sequence ATGAAAACAGCACAAGAGCTACGCGCAGGTAACGTATTTATGGTCGGTAACGACCCTATGGTTGTACAGAAGGCCGAATTCAGCAAGTCTGGCCGTAATGCTTCCGTCGTTAAAATGAAGATGAAGAATCTGCTGACCGGTGCAACGGCTGAGGCTGTGTACAAAGCAGATGAGAAATTTCAATCTGTACAACTCGATTACAAAGATTGCACTTACTCCTATTTTGCTGATCCTATGTACGTGTTCATGGATGCTGAATACAATCAGTATGAAATCGAAGCTGACAACATGGGCGACGCATTGAATTACCTGGAAGATGCAATGCCGCTGGAAGTAATGTTCTACAATGGCAAAGCAATTTCAGTAGAGATGCCTAACACCGTTGTACGCGAAGTGATTTACACTGAGCCAGCCGTACGTGGTGACACCTCCGGTAAAGTTTTGAAGCCTGCAAAGATCTCTACCGGTTTTGAAATCCCGGTGGCAGCCTTTGTTGAAATTGGCGACAAGATCGAAATCGATACCCGCACCAACGAGTTCAAACGCCGCGCAAACTAA
- a CDS encoding DUF4426 domain-containing protein: protein MKRLFIATLLLCLLPAAPVMAEQLQRFGSYELHYNAMPTADLAPEVAKAYNIDRSKNRVLVTISVLKSSRLGVAGQPVSAALEVNAVNLSQQLHQVTMREIKEGAAVYYIGDFRITPPDTLKFTVVAKPAGEKQGNTVEFSQQFF, encoded by the coding sequence ATGAAACGCTTATTTATTGCCACTTTGCTGCTTTGCTTGTTGCCTGCCGCACCTGTGATGGCTGAGCAGTTACAGAGATTCGGTAGTTACGAATTACATTACAATGCGATGCCTACCGCTGATTTGGCTCCAGAGGTCGCTAAAGCTTACAACATCGACCGCAGTAAGAATCGCGTGCTGGTGACTATTTCAGTGCTTAAGTCCAGTCGGCTTGGGGTTGCCGGACAGCCGGTATCAGCTGCGCTGGAGGTGAATGCAGTTAACCTGTCCCAGCAATTGCATCAGGTAACAATGCGTGAGATCAAGGAAGGCGCCGCAGTCTATTACATTGGTGATTTTCGCATAACGCCGCCAGACACGCTGAAATTCACGGTGGTAGCTAAACCAGCCGGTGAAAAACAGGGCAATACTGTTGAATTTTCCCAGCAGTTTTTTTAA
- a CDS encoding DNA polymerase III subunit chi — translation MTRVDFYSNAPDKLELARSLVNKAYRQGLSVMIHSTDAQILADIDQRLWAAPATGFLPHCATDAAHAAQTPVVLGADIGDLSHTDVLINLNDTTPSFFSRFERLIEIVSLDETDRETARQRWIFYKQRGYALTNHDMSKK, via the coding sequence ATGACCCGGGTAGATTTCTACTCCAACGCGCCGGACAAACTCGAGCTGGCGCGGTCATTGGTAAACAAGGCCTACCGCCAGGGCTTGAGCGTAATGATACACAGCACAGATGCGCAAATCCTGGCCGATATCGACCAGCGCTTGTGGGCCGCACCAGCCACCGGCTTTCTGCCGCACTGTGCCACAGATGCCGCACATGCAGCACAGACCCCGGTCGTATTAGGTGCAGATATCGGCGACCTGAGCCACACGGATGTACTCATTAATCTGAATGACACCACCCCGAGTTTCTTCAGCCGCTTCGAGCGCCTGATAGAAATTGTCAGCCTTGACGAGACAGACCGCGAGACAGCACGACAACGCTGGATATTTTACAAACAGCGTGGTTATGCGTTAACCAATCACGACATGAGCAAAAAATAA
- a CDS encoding YhcH/YjgK/YiaL family protein: MILDTLANAERYFALHPLFPVAFDFLRSTDLLKLTPGQHPIQGKDIFAIAETATGRSRSEAQLECHRKYIDIQLVLQGIDEMGWKPVRECHEPVADYRADHDIQFFSDAPGSWIATPAGSFCLFFPEDAHAPLVSKGEIRKIIIKIASVP; this comes from the coding sequence ATGATTCTCGATACACTCGCCAACGCCGAACGCTACTTTGCCCTGCATCCACTGTTTCCTGTCGCTTTTGATTTTTTGCGCAGCACCGACCTGCTAAAACTGACACCCGGGCAGCACCCGATTCAGGGTAAAGACATATTCGCAATTGCCGAAACGGCAACAGGCAGAAGCCGGAGTGAGGCTCAACTGGAATGCCACCGCAAATACATCGACATCCAGTTAGTGCTGCAAGGCATAGATGAAATGGGCTGGAAGCCGGTGCGCGAATGCCATGAACCCGTGGCTGACTATCGTGCCGATCACGATATCCAGTTTTTCAGTGATGCACCAGGCAGCTGGATTGCCACCCCAGCCGGCAGCTTCTGCCTGTTTTTCCCGGAAGACGCGCACGCACCACTAGTCAGCAAGGGCGAGATTCGCAAAATTATCATCAAAATCGCATCCGTACCGTAA
- the earP gene encoding elongation factor P maturation arginine rhamnosyltransferase EarP, translating to MPRWDIFCTVIDNYGDIAVTWRLARQLVAEHGINVRLWVDDLHPLAALYPGIDSGALRQTLCGVEVCLWPADFPDVEIADVVIEAFACDIPDNYIAAMAASAVKPRWINLEYLSAEDWVAGCHRLPSPHPRLPLVKHFFFPGFTPDTGGLLREHGLIDRRRAFQASATAQREFWTQLGISPDPAACKISLFGYENPALPALLQAWVDNPTPICCVLPDSRLSPQVSAFFGENKPWQRGNLTMHRLSFLDQDSYDQLLWACDMNFVRGEDSFVRALWAGQPFIWHIYPQADNAHHAKLNAFLALYQRGLNSGSAVQLTSFWHCWNQLPSGTLNWQAWQSTYPQLKYHHEAWVEQLIQQADLAINLVKDQ from the coding sequence ATGCCACGCTGGGATATTTTCTGCACCGTCATAGACAACTATGGCGACATCGCAGTGACCTGGCGGCTGGCGCGGCAACTGGTAGCTGAGCATGGCATCAACGTGCGTCTGTGGGTGGATGACCTGCACCCATTGGCAGCGCTGTACCCGGGCATTGACTCCGGTGCGCTGCGCCAAACCCTGTGTGGTGTGGAGGTATGCCTGTGGCCAGCCGACTTTCCTGATGTCGAAATCGCTGATGTCGTTATCGAAGCTTTTGCCTGCGACATCCCTGACAATTACATCGCAGCCATGGCCGCCAGCGCCGTCAAACCACGCTGGATCAACCTCGAATACCTCAGCGCCGAAGACTGGGTGGCCGGCTGTCATCGCCTGCCTTCCCCACATCCGCGCCTGCCGCTGGTAAAACACTTCTTCTTTCCCGGCTTCACCCCTGACACCGGCGGCCTGCTGCGGGAACACGGCCTGATTGACCGCCGCCGCGCGTTTCAAGCCTCAGCCACGGCACAACGTGAATTCTGGACACAACTCGGCATTTCCCCCGACCCCGCAGCCTGCAAAATATCGCTGTTCGGTTACGAAAACCCGGCACTGCCAGCATTATTGCAAGCCTGGGTTGATAACCCCACGCCGATCTGCTGCGTATTGCCCGATAGCCGCCTCTCGCCACAAGTCAGTGCGTTTTTCGGGGAAAATAAACCATGGCAACGCGGCAATCTGACCATGCATCGGCTATCCTTTCTCGATCAGGACAGTTACGATCAGTTGCTATGGGCGTGCGACATGAATTTTGTACGTGGCGAAGACTCCTTCGTCCGCGCGCTGTGGGCCGGGCAACCGTTTATCTGGCACATCTATCCGCAAGCCGACAATGCGCATCACGCCAAGCTGAATGCATTCTTAGCACTGTACCAACGAGGCTTGAACAGCGGCAGTGCCGTCCAGCTGACTAGCTTCTGGCATTGCTGGAACCAGTTACCCTCCGGCACGTTGAACTGGCAGGCATGGCAGAGCACCTATCCACAGCTTAAGTATCATCATGAAGCCTGGGTAGAGCAACTGATTCAGCAAGCTGATCTGGCTATTAATCTGGTTAAAGATCAATAA
- a CDS encoding molybdopterin molybdotransferase MoeA, whose amino-acid sequence MLTADQLLSELLDRARALTATETIATEASLGRVLAVTQVSAITVPPLDNSAMDGYALRAAECHTDQPLLVSQRIAAGHVGEPLQIASAARIFTGAPIPPGADAVVMQENCTVDGNYIRLQQPVKPGANIRRAGEDIMAGDEILPLGTRLGAAHMGLAASIGLATLPVYRRLKVASFSTGDELAQPGTALQPGQIYNSNRYTLTGLIQALGCEWIDLGAIPDTLKDTIATLQHAATLADVIITSGGVSVGEEDHVKAAVSQLGTIDLWKVAMKPGKPLAFGRIGEADFIGLPGNPVSAFATFSLFARPFILKRMGATQLRPTIYRVRAASEWLKSGDRREFLRGRTRIAADGELEVQLYPNQSSGVLNSTVWANGFVDLDIGQTIRIGDMVKFIPFSEVL is encoded by the coding sequence GTGCTGACTGCAGATCAACTATTAAGCGAACTTCTGGATCGTGCGCGCGCATTAACCGCAACCGAAACCATTGCCACCGAAGCGTCACTTGGCCGCGTGCTTGCTGTTACCCAGGTATCTGCCATCACCGTACCGCCGCTGGATAATAGCGCGATGGATGGCTATGCCCTACGCGCCGCCGAATGCCATACTGACCAGCCCTTGCTGGTTTCACAACGCATCGCTGCCGGCCATGTCGGCGAACCGCTGCAGATCGCCAGCGCCGCACGCATCTTTACTGGCGCACCAATTCCGCCTGGCGCTGATGCCGTGGTCATGCAGGAAAACTGCACGGTTGACGGCAACTACATCCGCCTGCAACAGCCGGTCAAACCCGGCGCCAACATCCGCCGTGCCGGCGAAGACATCATGGCCGGTGACGAGATACTGCCGCTTGGCACCCGCCTCGGTGCCGCACACATGGGGCTGGCTGCCTCGATCGGACTGGCGACGCTGCCGGTGTACCGGCGCCTGAAAGTTGCCAGCTTCTCCACCGGTGACGAACTGGCACAACCCGGCACTGCCTTGCAGCCAGGACAAATATACAACTCCAATCGCTATACACTGACTGGGTTAATACAAGCACTGGGCTGCGAATGGATCGATCTGGGTGCGATTCCTGACACCTTGAAGGACACCATTGCCACCTTGCAGCACGCAGCCACGTTGGCCGATGTCATCATCACCAGCGGCGGCGTATCGGTTGGCGAAGAAGACCATGTCAAGGCCGCCGTCAGTCAGCTAGGCACGATAGACTTGTGGAAAGTGGCAATGAAACCGGGCAAACCGCTGGCGTTTGGTCGCATTGGCGAAGCCGATTTCATCGGTTTACCCGGCAATCCGGTATCCGCGTTTGCCACTTTCAGCCTGTTCGCCCGCCCCTTCATCCTCAAGCGCATGGGTGCCACCCAACTGCGCCCCACCATTTACCGAGTTCGCGCCGCCAGCGAATGGCTGAAATCGGGTGACCGTCGCGAATTCCTCCGTGGACGCACCCGGATTGCTGCCGATGGCGAACTCGAAGTTCAGCTCTATCCTAACCAGAGTTCAGGCGTGCTCAATTCCACCGTCTGGGCCAATGGCTTTGTTGATCTGGACATCGGACAAACTATCCGCATTGGTGATATGGTTAAATTTATCCCCTTTAGTGAAGTACTGTGA
- the moaE gene encoding molybdopterin synthase catalytic subunit MoaE codes for MKIAVQTEDFDLSSEVAELRANQPQIGAVASFVGLVRDINDGSSVAAMSLEHYPAMTEKALREIVAEATQRWQVIDATIIHRIGDLYPSDQIVLVAVASMHRHDAFATCEFIMDYLKTRAPFWKKELTPQGARWVDARETDETATQRWSKPDATPH; via the coding sequence ATGAAAATTGCTGTGCAAACTGAAGATTTCGACCTCAGCAGCGAAGTCGCCGAATTACGCGCAAATCAGCCGCAGATAGGCGCAGTCGCAAGCTTTGTCGGTCTGGTACGCGACATCAACGATGGCAGCAGCGTAGCGGCGATGAGTCTGGAGCATTACCCGGCCATGACGGAAAAGGCATTACGCGAGATTGTGGCCGAGGCTACACAACGCTGGCAGGTTATCGATGCCACCATCATCCATCGTATTGGTGACTTATACCCGAGTGACCAGATTGTGCTGGTCGCTGTCGCTTCCATGCATCGTCACGACGCATTTGCCACGTGTGAATTCATTATGGATTATCTGAAAACGCGAGCACCGTTCTGGAAGAAAGAATTGACCCCGCAAGGTGCGCGCTGGGTAGATGCGCGCGAAACTGATGAAACAGCAACGCAACGCTGGTCTAAGCCTGACGCAACGCCGCATTAA
- the moaD gene encoding molybdopterin converting factor subunit 1, translating to MKIKVLYFARLREQFGCSEETVELPEGAVMTAMLLDVLRARGGIWAELLAPGQAFRIAVNQELVDMVAPIAVGDEVAIFPPVTGG from the coding sequence ATGAAGATCAAGGTCCTATATTTCGCCAGGTTACGTGAACAATTCGGCTGTAGCGAAGAAACTGTTGAATTGCCGGAGGGTGCGGTAATGACCGCGATGCTGCTGGATGTGCTGCGCGCCCGCGGCGGCATCTGGGCCGAACTGCTCGCGCCAGGACAAGCCTTCCGTATCGCCGTCAACCAGGAGTTGGTGGATATGGTCGCCCCCATAGCCGTAGGCGATGAAGTGGCGATATTCCCGCCGGTAACTGGGGGTTAA
- a CDS encoding valine--tRNA ligase, with product MELAKSFEPRDIEQRWYQQWEQSGYFKPSMDTNQPAYCIMLPPPNVTGTLHMGHAFQHTIMDALIRYHRMQGDNTLWQPGTDHAGIATQIVVERQLDAKNISRHDLGRDAFLDKVWEWKAQSGSTITGQMRRLGTSCDWSRERFTMDDGLSTAVSDVFVKLYNEGLIYRGKRLVNWDPVLGTAVSDLEVVSTEEDGFMWHILYAIEGEDGFVEVATTRPETLFGDVAVAVHPEDERYKHLIGRHVRLPIAERSIPVIADDYVDPAFGTGVVKITPAHDFNDYAVGARHHMVPISVLTLDAKMNDLCPTEYQGLDRYVAREKLLAELHDKNQLAHAKPHKLMVPRGDRTNAVIEPMLTDQWFVAMAEMGKQGLEVVKSGELKFVPENWTSTYNQWLENIQDWCISRQLWWGHRIPAWYDEDGNIYVAHTEAEAQQQAGDKIITRDEDVLDTWFSSALWPFSTLGWPDKTPELDAFLPGSVLVTGFDIIFFWVARMVMMSLHFTGKVPFREVYVTGLVRDAHGNKMSKSKGNVIDPLDLIDGIALEDLIAKRTTGMMNPKQAASITKQTRADYPDGFAAFGTDALRFTFASLATHGRDIKFDLQRADGYRNFCNKLWNATRFVMMNCDGKDVGLDESLPLTYSDADRWIISRLQQAELSMAQSFSDYRFDMASRAVYEFVWDEYCDWYLELAKVQLQAGDDTASRATRRTLVRVLETALRLAHPIIPFITEELWQTVAPLTGKSGGSIMTQPYPLADTAKIDATANSRIVLLKDIINATRGLRGEMSLSPAVKVPLAMTGDADMLNSFAPYIAALAKLSEVKIHNELPEGDAPVAIVGDTKLMLLVEIDREAETARLQKEISRLQGEVDKCEAKLGNASFVDRAPAAVVDQEKQRMADFKATLNKVQDQLHRLIAK from the coding sequence ATGGAACTCGCTAAAAGCTTTGAACCCCGCGACATAGAACAACGCTGGTACCAACAATGGGAACAGTCCGGCTATTTTAAGCCGAGCATGGATACCAACCAGCCTGCCTACTGCATCATGCTGCCACCACCCAATGTCACCGGCACCTTGCACATGGGGCACGCTTTTCAGCACACCATCATGGATGCGCTCATCCGCTACCACCGCATGCAGGGTGATAACACCCTGTGGCAGCCAGGTACCGATCATGCCGGTATTGCTACGCAAATCGTCGTAGAGCGCCAGCTTGATGCCAAGAATATCTCCCGTCACGACCTCGGCCGCGACGCTTTCCTCGACAAAGTGTGGGAATGGAAAGCGCAGTCCGGCTCCACCATCACCGGCCAGATGCGCCGCCTTGGCACCTCTTGTGACTGGAGCCGTGAACGCTTTACCATGGATGATGGCTTGTCCACTGCTGTTTCCGACGTATTCGTCAAACTGTATAACGAAGGCTTGATTTACCGCGGCAAACGCCTGGTGAACTGGGACCCGGTACTGGGCACTGCCGTATCCGATCTGGAAGTCGTCTCCACCGAAGAAGACGGCTTCATGTGGCATATCCTCTACGCCATCGAAGGCGAAGACGGCTTTGTCGAAGTCGCCACTACCCGCCCGGAAACCCTGTTCGGTGACGTCGCTGTGGCCGTGCATCCGGAAGATGAACGCTACAAGCACCTGATCGGCCGCCATGTGCGTCTGCCCATCGCCGAGCGCAGCATTCCGGTGATTGCCGACGATTACGTCGATCCGGCATTCGGTACTGGCGTGGTCAAAATCACGCCAGCCCACGATTTTAACGACTATGCAGTGGGTGCCCGTCATCACATGGTACCGATCAGCGTATTGACGCTGGACGCGAAAATGAATGATCTGTGCCCGACCGAATATCAGGGACTGGATCGCTATGTTGCCCGCGAAAAACTGCTGGCCGAACTGCATGACAAGAACCAGCTCGCCCATGCCAAACCGCACAAACTCATGGTGCCACGCGGCGACCGTACCAATGCAGTAATCGAACCCATGCTCACCGACCAGTGGTTTGTAGCGATGGCGGAAATGGGCAAACAGGGACTGGAAGTGGTCAAATCCGGCGAGCTCAAGTTCGTGCCGGAAAACTGGACTTCCACTTATAACCAGTGGCTGGAAAACATCCAGGACTGGTGCATCTCACGCCAATTATGGTGGGGGCACCGCATCCCGGCCTGGTATGACGAAGACGGCAACATCTACGTCGCCCACACCGAAGCCGAAGCACAACAGCAAGCCGGCGACAAAATCATCACCCGCGACGAAGACGTGCTCGACACCTGGTTCTCCTCTGCGCTGTGGCCATTCTCCACACTGGGCTGGCCGGACAAAACACCCGAACTGGATGCATTCCTGCCCGGTTCGGTGCTGGTCACCGGCTTTGACATCATTTTCTTCTGGGTTGCGCGCATGGTAATGATGTCGCTGCATTTCACCGGCAAGGTACCGTTCCGCGAAGTCTACGTTACCGGACTGGTGCGCGACGCCCATGGCAACAAGATGTCGAAATCCAAGGGCAACGTGATTGATCCGCTCGATCTGATTGACGGTATCGCGCTGGAAGACCTCATCGCCAAGCGCACCACCGGCATGATGAATCCCAAGCAGGCTGCCAGCATCACCAAACAGACCCGCGCCGATTACCCGGATGGTTTTGCGGCCTTCGGTACCGATGCGCTGCGCTTCACCTTTGCCAGCCTCGCCACCCATGGCCGCGATATCAAGTTCGATTTGCAGCGTGCCGACGGCTACCGCAATTTCTGCAACAAGCTGTGGAACGCTACCCGCTTCGTGATGATGAACTGCGATGGCAAGGATGTCGGTCTCGACGAGAGCCTGCCGCTGACCTACAGCGACGCTGACCGCTGGATCATCAGCCGCCTGCAACAGGCCGAACTGAGCATGGCCCAGTCGTTCTCCGACTACCGTTTCGACATGGCGTCACGCGCCGTATATGAATTCGTCTGGGACGAATATTGCGACTGGTATCTGGAACTGGCCAAAGTGCAACTGCAGGCCGGCGACGATACCGCCTCCCGCGCCACCCGCCGCACCCTGGTGCGCGTACTGGAAACCGCATTGCGCCTGGCCCACCCTATCATTCCGTTCATCACTGAAGAACTGTGGCAGACCGTGGCGCCGCTGACCGGCAAATCCGGCGGCAGCATCATGACCCAGCCTTACCCGCTGGCAGACACCGCCAAGATCGACGCCACCGCCAATAGCCGCATTGTTCTGCTCAAGGACATCATCAACGCCACTCGCGGTCTGCGTGGCGAAATGAGCCTGTCCCCGGCTGTCAAAGTACCGCTGGCGATGACGGGTGATGCCGACATGCTCAACAGCTTCGCCCCGTACATTGCCGCACTGGCCAAACTCAGCGAAGTGAAGATCCACAACGAACTGCCGGAAGGTGATGCGCCAGTCGCCATCGTCGGCGACACCAAGCTCATGCTGCTGGTAGAAATCGACCGCGAAGCCGAAACAGCGCGTCTGCAAAAAGAAATCAGCCGCCTGCAGGGTGAAGTCGACAAATGTGAAGCCAAGCTGGGTAACGCCAGTTTTGTCGATCGCGCGCCGGCGGCAGTGGTGGATCAGGAAAAACAGCGCATGGCGGACTTCAAAGCCACGTTGAACAAGGTGCAGGATCAGCTGCACCGCCTGATCGCCAAGTAA